Proteins from one Corallococcus exiguus genomic window:
- a CDS encoding sensor histidine kinase — protein sequence MNSRTPIRGYRAGFFFVVMLLSGVTGFMLLTEVRTGRQVDALVLEALERASLIGRIRVDVMALESAIEAHVRSSGDAERKEADAVMEDILGSIRQSSEAYMRHLPPGEKEIWLRFNGACQGLADQVRAAAVFSRQRDAERARRHLVESIRPLAAEVDQLAGQLATENASDARVLVGRLGTLRVRNTALGAATTLLAILLSMLVGWHIISLLKRQDATIQGQLEELGRHNQELDAFTRRVAHDLMGPLSPLKGYLTLIRRSGAVKDPGALEMISQCESSAVRMGELIEALLRFCRAGTRGDGTMGELDTAVSTLLLEVSQTATALGVSLERELEPGVLVDCPAQLLQVVARNLLSNAVKYTAGRPDPRVKVRVATEGTDAVVEVTDNGLGMSPATQASLFQPFFRAAEVRGIPGHGLGLATTRRVVEAHGGTLTVHSEEGKGTRIRVRFARVARTPAPLVVESDAHSIRKAS from the coding sequence ATGAACTCGCGGACCCCCATCCGTGGATACCGCGCGGGTTTCTTCTTCGTGGTGATGCTCCTGTCGGGCGTCACCGGCTTCATGCTCCTGACGGAGGTGCGCACCGGGCGTCAGGTGGACGCGCTGGTGCTGGAGGCCCTGGAGCGCGCGAGCCTCATCGGCCGCATCCGCGTGGACGTGATGGCGCTGGAGTCCGCCATCGAAGCGCACGTGCGCTCCAGCGGCGACGCCGAGCGCAAGGAAGCCGACGCGGTGATGGAGGACATCCTGGGCAGCATCCGCCAGTCCTCGGAGGCGTACATGCGCCACCTGCCGCCCGGCGAGAAGGAGATCTGGCTGCGCTTCAACGGCGCGTGCCAGGGGCTGGCGGATCAGGTGCGCGCGGCGGCGGTGTTCTCACGGCAGCGCGACGCGGAGCGCGCCCGGCGCCACCTGGTGGAGAGCATCCGTCCCCTGGCGGCGGAGGTGGACCAGCTGGCGGGACAGCTGGCCACGGAGAACGCGTCCGACGCGCGCGTGCTGGTGGGGCGGCTGGGCACGCTGCGGGTGCGCAACACGGCACTGGGCGCGGCCACCACGCTGCTGGCCATCCTGCTGTCCATGCTGGTGGGCTGGCACATCATCTCCCTGCTCAAGCGCCAGGACGCCACCATCCAGGGGCAGCTGGAGGAGCTGGGGCGGCACAACCAGGAGCTGGATGCGTTCACCCGGCGCGTGGCGCACGACCTGATGGGGCCCCTGTCCCCGCTCAAGGGTTACCTGACGCTCATCCGGCGCTCCGGCGCGGTGAAGGACCCGGGCGCGCTGGAGATGATTTCGCAGTGCGAATCCAGCGCGGTGCGCATGGGGGAGCTCATTGAAGCGCTGCTGCGCTTCTGCCGCGCGGGCACCCGGGGCGACGGGACGATGGGGGAATTGGACACGGCGGTGAGCACGCTGCTGTTGGAGGTGAGTCAGACGGCGACGGCGCTGGGCGTGTCGCTGGAGCGCGAGCTGGAACCGGGCGTGCTGGTGGATTGTCCGGCGCAGCTGCTCCAGGTGGTGGCGCGCAACCTCTTGTCCAACGCGGTGAAATACACGGCGGGGAGGCCGGATCCGCGCGTGAAGGTACGGGTGGCGACGGAGGGGACGGACGCGGTGGTGGAGGTGACGGACAACGGGCTGGGGATGAGCCCGGCGACGCAGGCGTCGCTGTTCCAGCCGTTCTTCCGGGCCGCGGAGGTGCGGGGCATTCCTGGGCACGGCCTGGGGCTGGCCACCACCCGGCGAGTGGTGGAGGCGCACGGCGGCACGCTCACGGTTCATTCAGAAGAGGGCAAGGGCACGCGGATCCGCGTGCGGTTCGCACGTGTGGCGCGCACTCCGGCGCCGCTTGTGGTGGAGTCCGACGCTCACTCCATCCGCAAGGCCTCATGA
- a CDS encoding sigma-54-dependent transcriptional regulator, with protein sequence MSTARILVVDDDPHARDLLQRLLGVLGPVTQAPDPKGAAERMGEQSFDLVLTDMAMPDPGDGLKVLQTVKSNLPDTPVIVVTAFGNIEGALDSIQLGAFDYLSKPFDVDAIMRVAKRALEQKRLVEENRTLRKQVERTSLVGRSPALLEVYKQVARAATSNVPVLITGETGTGKEMVARALHKRSARASGPFIPVDCGAITESLMESELFGHAKGSFTGASGARRGLFEEASGGTLFLDEIGDVGMKVQSQLLRVLQEGEIRRVGESVPVKVDVRVLAATNKDLKARVVEGLFREDLLYRLDVVHLHLPPLRERREDIPALVEHFASLHARGGVRPVVTADAMARLTVYDWPGNVRQLENVMARALALNVTGVLGPPDFPEPIGDAPKRLTGLAGDLPSLAELSRRYAAHVLQHVGGNKSEAARLLGVDRKTLYKLLEAPESPEGIPPAEGRS encoded by the coding sequence ATGAGCACAGCCCGAATCCTCGTCGTCGATGATGATCCGCATGCGCGGGACCTGCTCCAGCGCCTGCTGGGCGTGCTGGGGCCGGTGACGCAGGCGCCGGACCCCAAGGGCGCGGCGGAGCGGATGGGCGAGCAGTCCTTCGACCTGGTGCTCACGGACATGGCCATGCCCGACCCGGGCGACGGCCTGAAGGTGCTCCAGACGGTGAAGTCGAACCTGCCGGACACGCCGGTGATTGTCGTGACGGCGTTCGGCAACATCGAGGGCGCGCTGGACAGCATCCAGCTGGGCGCCTTCGACTACCTGTCCAAGCCGTTCGACGTGGACGCCATCATGCGGGTGGCGAAGCGCGCGCTGGAGCAGAAGCGGCTGGTGGAGGAGAACCGCACGCTGCGCAAGCAGGTGGAGCGCACGTCGCTGGTGGGCCGCAGCCCGGCGCTGCTGGAGGTCTACAAGCAGGTGGCCCGCGCGGCGACCAGCAACGTGCCGGTGCTGATTACGGGTGAGACGGGCACGGGCAAGGAGATGGTGGCGCGGGCGCTGCACAAGCGCTCGGCGCGCGCGTCGGGGCCGTTCATCCCGGTGGACTGCGGCGCCATCACCGAGTCGCTGATGGAGAGCGAGCTGTTCGGCCACGCGAAGGGCAGCTTCACGGGGGCGTCGGGCGCGCGGCGCGGCCTGTTCGAGGAGGCCAGCGGCGGCACGCTGTTCCTGGATGAGATTGGCGACGTGGGGATGAAGGTCCAGTCGCAGCTCTTGCGCGTGCTCCAGGAGGGGGAGATCCGCCGCGTGGGCGAGAGCGTCCCGGTGAAGGTGGACGTGCGGGTGCTGGCGGCGACGAACAAGGATTTGAAGGCGCGGGTGGTGGAGGGGCTGTTCCGCGAGGACCTGCTGTACCGGCTGGACGTGGTGCACCTGCACCTGCCGCCGCTGCGCGAGCGGCGCGAGGACATCCCGGCGTTGGTGGAGCACTTCGCGTCGCTGCACGCGAGGGGCGGGGTGCGGCCGGTGGTGACGGCGGACGCGATGGCGCGGCTCACGGTGTACGACTGGCCGGGCAACGTGCGGCAGTTGGAGAACGTGATGGCGCGGGCGCTCGCGCTGAACGTGACGGGCGTGCTGGGGCCGCCGGACTTCCCGGAGCCCATCGGTGACGCGCCCAAGCGGCTGACGGGACTCGCGGGGGATTTGCCGAGCCTCGCGGAGCTGTCCAGGCGCTACGCGGCGCACGTGCTCCAGCACGTGGGGGGCAACAAGAGCGAAGCGGCGCGCCTGTTGGGCGTGGACCGCAAGACGCTCTACAAGCTCCTGGAGGCGCCGGAGTCGCCCGAAGGGATTCCGCCCGCGGAGGGGCGGAGTTGA
- a CDS encoding L,D-transpeptidase family protein translates to MPAALVDAGTVTAQAPVPEARAAPAVTAQASAHAVEAAQEESAQALHSAWQATAPEPADDGGVTHAAAPALLDVMEEQEDAGSALSLAQSISVGANTGALPGEEEPQVITESEVPVLELGPDGEPLIDADDDATATDAEALAQALDGGSAPGSPDIAMGSDPNAPVANAGTDTHGPPPATPITGADGDEDVVAEVPLTDVDAGMEPYAIPYAPDAGSLRVRRSIAVRSEPRQDSPSLGTVAQDMRVKWQGAMRGPDCETWVQLQPRGWVCERYLEQNFREPRVRPLPRVEEGALTPGVYARVVGHRVRAYPSLALARRKKQGVLLKGSVTVKLLGQVKVGRRTFWRTSDGQYFEARVLREHRPSDFSGLDAEALASLPMPFGWAQSRAAPRTDVVVRKAPDARAERETTLPPRTLVSVRELSPDGQWVRIAEDHWVARDDLHVAWSLASPSIVEPGARWLDVDLEAQTLIAYEGDRPVYATLISSGKPGTDTPEGLFRIWVKFAEADMTGSMGKASYRVATVPWTMFFEGDFALHTAYWHDRFGEPVSHGCINLAPKDARALYGWTTPEVPTGWSMAHAMPDDPGTWVRIRGQAHEAPKRRRKGAPIVATVRDL, encoded by the coding sequence GTGCCCGCCGCATTGGTGGACGCGGGCACCGTGACAGCACAGGCCCCCGTGCCCGAGGCCCGCGCCGCGCCGGCCGTGACGGCACAGGCCTCCGCGCACGCTGTAGAGGCCGCGCAGGAGGAGTCCGCGCAGGCGCTTCACTCCGCATGGCAGGCCACCGCGCCCGAGCCCGCTGATGACGGTGGCGTCACGCATGCGGCTGCTCCCGCGCTGCTGGACGTCATGGAGGAGCAGGAGGACGCGGGCAGTGCGCTCTCGCTGGCGCAATCCATCTCCGTTGGCGCGAACACCGGAGCCCTTCCGGGCGAAGAGGAGCCGCAGGTCATCACCGAGTCCGAGGTCCCCGTGCTGGAGCTGGGGCCGGACGGCGAGCCGTTGATCGACGCGGACGACGACGCCACCGCGACCGATGCGGAGGCCCTCGCGCAAGCGCTCGACGGCGGGAGTGCTCCGGGTTCGCCTGACATCGCCATGGGCTCCGACCCGAACGCGCCTGTCGCGAACGCGGGGACCGACACCCACGGTCCGCCCCCGGCAACGCCCATCACGGGGGCCGACGGTGACGAGGACGTGGTCGCCGAAGTACCGCTCACGGACGTCGACGCGGGCATGGAGCCCTACGCCATCCCGTACGCGCCAGACGCGGGCTCGCTGCGCGTGCGCCGCTCCATCGCGGTGCGCTCCGAGCCCCGGCAGGACTCGCCTTCATTGGGCACCGTGGCCCAGGACATGCGCGTGAAGTGGCAGGGCGCGATGCGCGGCCCGGACTGCGAAACCTGGGTGCAACTGCAACCGCGTGGCTGGGTCTGCGAGCGCTACCTGGAACAGAACTTCCGCGAGCCCCGCGTCCGCCCGCTGCCTCGCGTGGAGGAGGGCGCGCTCACTCCCGGCGTCTACGCGCGCGTGGTGGGCCACCGCGTGCGTGCCTATCCGAGCCTCGCGCTCGCCCGCCGGAAGAAGCAGGGCGTGCTGCTCAAGGGCTCCGTCACCGTGAAGCTCCTGGGCCAGGTGAAGGTCGGCCGGCGCACCTTCTGGCGCACCTCCGACGGTCAGTACTTCGAAGCGCGCGTGCTGCGCGAGCACCGCCCCTCCGACTTCAGCGGCCTGGACGCGGAAGCGCTCGCGTCCCTGCCCATGCCCTTCGGCTGGGCCCAGTCCCGCGCCGCGCCTCGCACGGACGTGGTGGTGCGCAAGGCCCCGGACGCGCGAGCGGAACGAGAGACGACCCTCCCGCCGCGCACGCTCGTCTCCGTGCGAGAGCTGTCCCCCGACGGCCAGTGGGTCCGCATCGCCGAGGACCACTGGGTGGCGCGCGACGACCTGCACGTCGCGTGGTCGCTGGCGTCACCGTCCATCGTGGAGCCTGGAGCGCGCTGGCTGGACGTGGACCTGGAGGCCCAGACGCTCATCGCCTACGAGGGCGACCGCCCCGTCTACGCCACGCTCATCTCCTCCGGCAAACCCGGCACGGACACGCCAGAAGGTCTCTTCCGCATCTGGGTGAAGTTCGCGGAAGCAGACATGACGGGCAGCATGGGCAAGGCCAGCTACCGCGTGGCCACCGTGCCGTGGACCATGTTCTTCGAGGGCGACTTCGCCCTGCACACCGCCTACTGGCACGACCGCTTCGGCGAACCCGTGAGCCACGGCTGCATCAACCTGGCCCCCAAGGACGCGCGAGCCCTCTACGGATGGACCACGCCGGAAGTGCCCACCGGCTGGTCCATGGCCCACGCGATGCCGGACGACCCCGGCACCTGGGTGCGCATCCGAGGACAGGCTCACGAGGCGCCAAAGAGGCGCCGCAAGGGCGCCCCCATCGTCGCCACCGTGCGTGACCTCTAG
- a CDS encoding secondary thiamine-phosphate synthase enzyme YjbQ codes for MYQAKELTVSTRGRGLVDITGEVQQAVKGTGIREGLCTVFLHHTSASLIIGENADPVVQRDLEAFFSRLVKDGDPLFQHDAEGPDDMPAHVRTVLTQLSLSIPVKDGEADLGTWQGVYVWEHRTSPHRRRVTVSVLGG; via the coding sequence GTGTATCAGGCGAAGGAGCTGACGGTGTCCACGCGAGGCCGAGGCCTGGTGGACATCACCGGTGAGGTGCAGCAGGCGGTGAAGGGCACGGGCATCCGCGAGGGCCTGTGCACGGTGTTCCTGCACCACACCAGCGCGTCGCTGATCATCGGCGAGAACGCGGACCCCGTCGTCCAGCGCGACCTGGAGGCGTTCTTCTCCCGGCTGGTGAAGGACGGGGATCCGCTGTTCCAGCACGACGCGGAGGGGCCGGACGACATGCCCGCGCACGTGCGCACGGTGTTGACGCAGCTGTCCCTGAGCATCCCGGTGAAGGACGGCGAGGCGGACCTGGGCACGTGGCAGGGCGTCTACGTCTGGGAGCACCGCACGTCACCGCACCGCCGCCGCGTCACGGTGTCCGTGCTGGGCGGCTAG
- a CDS encoding alpha/beta hydrolase, whose amino-acid sequence MSLRPRHVRTKLGELDCHVVDALPEGATPELVVVLSHGFGAPGTDLVALAPELMMAAPRLAQGVRFVFPEALLSLDALGMPGGRAWFEIPMAILMGQGRDWPQYSQTVPPGMPAARRALMSVVAALQVPLNRVVLGGFSQGAMMSTDVALRLEECPAGLCLLSGAMVAGKEWEPKVRGRPSLPVFQGHGRQDPVLPFQEGERLRDLLTGAGLPVEFLPFDGGHTIITEELEQLAAFLVKQLDGR is encoded by the coding sequence GTGAGCCTCCGTCCGCGCCACGTGCGCACGAAGCTGGGTGAGCTGGACTGCCACGTGGTGGACGCGCTCCCCGAGGGCGCGACGCCGGAGCTGGTGGTGGTGTTGAGCCACGGCTTCGGCGCGCCGGGCACGGACCTGGTGGCGCTGGCGCCCGAGCTGATGATGGCCGCGCCCCGCCTGGCGCAGGGCGTGCGGTTCGTCTTCCCGGAGGCGTTGCTGTCACTGGACGCCCTGGGCATGCCTGGTGGCCGCGCATGGTTTGAAATCCCCATGGCCATCCTGATGGGCCAGGGACGGGACTGGCCGCAGTACTCCCAGACCGTGCCGCCGGGGATGCCCGCCGCGCGCCGGGCGTTGATGAGCGTGGTGGCGGCGCTCCAGGTGCCCCTGAACCGCGTGGTGCTGGGAGGCTTCAGCCAGGGCGCGATGATGTCCACGGACGTGGCGCTGCGGCTGGAGGAGTGCCCCGCCGGCCTGTGTCTGCTGTCCGGGGCCATGGTCGCCGGCAAGGAGTGGGAGCCCAAGGTCCGCGGCCGGCCATCCCTGCCGGTGTTCCAGGGACATGGCCGGCAGGATCCGGTGCTGCCCTTCCAGGAAGGCGAGCGCCTGCGCGACCTGCTGACGGGCGCGGGGCTGCCGGTGGAGTTCCTGCCGTTCGACGGCGGGCACACCATCATCACCGAGGAGCTGGAGCAGCTGGCGGCGTTCCTCGTGAAGCAGCTGGACGGGCGCTGA
- a CDS encoding peptidylprolyl isomerase — protein sequence MRTRFLTAGLLCLALTACSKDKEQPPAAKAPAAQPSNSAAATRTVSLQTDAASAKGFQKKALEGQDLWATMETSEGTVVIKLFSKDAPKTVANFVGLATGEQPWINPKTGEREEGKPLYDGVLFHRVIPDFMIQGGDPTGTGRGDPGYRFGDEFKSNRDFDKEGLLAMANAGPGTNGSQFFITTSKPQFLKGKHTIFGETVKGYDVVQKIAGVERNRADRPFSDVSIKHITISDTQP from the coding sequence ATGCGCACCCGATTCCTGACCGCTGGACTCCTCTGCCTCGCCCTGACCGCGTGCTCCAAGGACAAGGAGCAGCCGCCCGCCGCGAAGGCCCCCGCCGCTCAACCCTCCAACTCCGCGGCGGCCACTCGCACGGTGAGCCTGCAGACGGACGCGGCCTCCGCGAAGGGCTTCCAGAAGAAGGCCCTGGAGGGCCAGGACCTCTGGGCCACGATGGAGACGAGCGAAGGCACCGTCGTCATCAAGCTCTTCTCCAAGGACGCGCCCAAGACGGTGGCGAACTTCGTGGGCCTGGCCACGGGCGAGCAGCCGTGGATCAACCCCAAGACGGGTGAGCGCGAGGAGGGCAAGCCGCTCTACGACGGCGTCCTCTTCCACCGCGTCATCCCGGACTTCATGATCCAGGGCGGCGACCCCACGGGCACCGGCCGGGGCGACCCGGGCTACCGCTTCGGGGACGAGTTCAAGAGCAACCGGGACTTCGACAAGGAGGGCCTGCTGGCCATGGCCAACGCGGGTCCGGGCACCAACGGCAGCCAGTTCTTCATCACCACGTCCAAGCCGCAGTTCCTCAAGGGCAAGCACACCATCTTCGGTGAGACGGTGAAGGGCTACGACGTGGTGCAGAAGATCGCCGGCGTGGAGCGCAACCGGGCGGACCGGCCGTTCTCGGACGTGAGCATCAAGCACATCACCATCAGCGACACGCAGCCGTGA
- the speD gene encoding adenosylmethionine decarboxylase gives MTTGQEWLVDASGCTPERLKDAAALAALFEELVVLMDLKVVGQPQWHVFPEPGGVTGLALLAESHLTVHTFPEHGFAALNVYCCRTRARPDFAALAAKHLGATSCRVRELSRGVEA, from the coding sequence GTGACAACCGGACAGGAATGGCTGGTTGACGCGAGCGGCTGCACGCCGGAGCGGCTCAAGGACGCCGCCGCGCTGGCGGCACTCTTCGAGGAGCTGGTCGTCCTGATGGACCTGAAGGTCGTGGGCCAGCCGCAGTGGCACGTCTTCCCGGAGCCCGGCGGCGTCACCGGCCTGGCGCTCCTCGCGGAGAGCCACCTGACCGTCCACACCTTCCCGGAGCATGGCTTCGCCGCGCTCAACGTCTACTGCTGCCGCACCCGCGCGCGTCCGGACTTCGCCGCGCTGGCGGCGAAGCATCTGGGCGCCACGTCGTGCCGCGTGCGCGAGCTGTCGAGAGGGGTGGAGGCGTGA
- a CDS encoding DUF4178 domain-containing protein, producing the protein MTQGACPSCGASVEFSAGSAQVVVCGHCQTMVARVGAELEDHGRVARIVETDSPLRLGLEGRVNGTSYQIVGHLQKDHGAGPWDEWYVEMADGRTGWLSESEGAFHLLSDAGVEEGIELEHLHPGDRLRLRNRPLVVEERGHGRVVAAEGQLPSDVDPEADSYYVDATGPRGLFVTLDFGRRDRDPEVFLGQRLELKQLGIPAGELRPRVRKAQLQQARCTNCNGPLELRAPDQAMRVACPYCGALMSVTQGKLAFLKLLQKPELPAAIALGQKGTLDGTDWICIGYQERSCVVEGTRYPWMEYLLYNAARGFTWLMESNGHWVFLTPMAAGDASVVPQVSAFYERRRYKAFQSVTAVTDAVVGEFYWKVFQGEKARATEYVAPPYSVNEDATDNEVAYTHGEYLSPEKVREAFRLKEPLPRPRGIAPSQPNLRRESMMRTLRWSAVWLLGLFALAGLLHARALNARVLDLRVTLPRTATSGSPDAMHFSEPFELLRDGNVRAEIHMSQPLDNSWVGVQGDLVNQDTQDVVSFYEEVSYYHGRDSDGSWSEGGQNGSVFLSSLPKGKYVLRTTTSFDPNLKLTGPSLGPVLSYQVLLTHDTPNESWFVIALVLLLVIPALSFFGAHSFETERWKESNL; encoded by the coding sequence GTGACGCAGGGGGCGTGTCCGTCGTGTGGCGCGAGCGTGGAGTTCTCCGCCGGGTCGGCGCAGGTCGTGGTGTGCGGCCACTGTCAGACGATGGTGGCCCGCGTGGGCGCGGAGCTGGAGGACCACGGCCGCGTGGCCCGCATCGTGGAGACGGACTCTCCGCTGCGCCTGGGGCTGGAGGGCCGCGTCAACGGCACCTCGTATCAAATCGTCGGGCACCTCCAGAAGGACCACGGCGCCGGCCCCTGGGACGAGTGGTACGTGGAGATGGCCGACGGCCGCACCGGCTGGCTCAGCGAGTCCGAGGGCGCCTTCCACCTGCTCTCCGACGCGGGCGTGGAGGAGGGCATCGAGCTGGAGCACCTCCACCCCGGTGACCGCCTGCGCCTGCGCAACCGCCCGCTGGTGGTGGAGGAGCGCGGCCACGGGCGCGTCGTCGCCGCGGAGGGACAGCTCCCCAGCGACGTGGATCCAGAGGCGGACAGCTACTACGTGGACGCCACCGGCCCGCGCGGCCTGTTCGTCACGCTGGACTTCGGCAGGCGCGACCGCGACCCGGAGGTGTTCCTGGGACAGCGGCTGGAGCTCAAGCAACTGGGCATCCCCGCGGGAGAGCTGCGCCCTCGCGTGCGCAAGGCCCAGCTCCAGCAGGCGCGCTGCACCAATTGCAATGGCCCGCTGGAGCTGCGCGCGCCGGACCAGGCGATGCGCGTGGCGTGCCCGTACTGCGGCGCGCTGATGAGCGTGACGCAGGGCAAGCTGGCCTTCCTCAAGCTGCTCCAGAAGCCGGAGCTGCCGGCGGCCATCGCCCTGGGGCAGAAGGGCACGCTCGACGGCACGGACTGGATTTGCATCGGCTACCAGGAGCGCTCGTGCGTGGTGGAGGGCACGCGCTACCCGTGGATGGAGTACCTGCTCTACAACGCGGCGCGCGGCTTCACCTGGCTGATGGAGTCCAACGGCCACTGGGTGTTCCTGACGCCCATGGCCGCCGGTGACGCGAGCGTCGTGCCGCAGGTGTCCGCCTTCTACGAACGCCGCCGCTACAAGGCCTTCCAGTCCGTCACCGCCGTCACCGACGCGGTGGTGGGCGAGTTCTACTGGAAGGTCTTCCAGGGCGAGAAGGCGCGCGCCACGGAGTACGTCGCGCCGCCGTACTCGGTGAACGAGGACGCCACCGACAACGAAGTCGCGTACACGCATGGCGAGTACCTCTCCCCGGAGAAGGTGCGCGAAGCGTTCCGGTTGAAGGAGCCGCTGCCCAGGCCCCGGGGCATCGCGCCCAGCCAGCCCAACCTGCGCCGCGAGTCGATGATGCGCACGCTGCGCTGGTCCGCGGTGTGGCTGCTGGGCCTGTTCGCGCTGGCGGGTCTGCTCCACGCGCGCGCGCTCAATGCGCGGGTGCTGGACCTGCGGGTGACGCTGCCCCGGACCGCGACCTCCGGCTCCCCGGATGCCATGCACTTCAGCGAGCCCTTCGAGCTTCTTCGGGACGGCAACGTGCGGGCGGAGATCCACATGTCGCAGCCGCTCGACAACTCCTGGGTGGGCGTGCAGGGCGACCTGGTGAACCAGGACACGCAGGACGTGGTGAGCTTCTACGAAGAGGTGAGCTACTACCACGGGCGCGACAGCGACGGCTCGTGGAGCGAGGGCGGGCAGAATGGCAGCGTGTTCCTGTCGTCGCTGCCCAAGGGGAAGTACGTGCTGCGGACGACCACGTCGTTCGACCCGAACCTGAAGCTCACGGGCCCCTCGCTGGGGCCGGTGCTCAGCTACCAGGTGCTGCTCACGCACGACACGCCCAACGAGAGCTGGTTCGTCATCGCGCTGGTGTTGCTGCTGGTGATTCCGGCGCTGTCGTTCTTCGGCGCCCACAGCTTCGAAACCGAGCGCTGGAAGGAAAGCAACCTGTAG
- a CDS encoding DUF350 domain-containing protein, with product MLLLGVVVTLQGVLASVIYSLIGLVVFVAGFYVIRLILPYDVHKEIEVDQNTALGIVIGSFILGLAIIIAAAISG from the coding sequence ATGCTGTTGCTCGGAGTGGTGGTCACCCTGCAGGGAGTGCTGGCGAGCGTCATCTATTCGCTCATCGGCCTGGTGGTGTTCGTGGCCGGCTTCTACGTCATCCGCCTCATCCTGCCGTACGACGTGCACAAGGAAATCGAGGTCGACCAGAACACCGCCCTGGGCATCGTCATCGGCTCGTTCATCCTGGGCCTGGCCATCATCATCGCGGCGGCCATCAGCGGCTGA
- a CDS encoding polyamine aminopropyltransferase has product MNKTLLFLTVLVIATCGLIYELIVGTLASYLLGDSITQFSTVIGGYLFAMGIGSYLSRFVERGVAQRFVEIELAVALVGGLCAPMLFLTFTLTSVFPVVLYGSVLLIGTLVGLEIPLLLRILQDQLKFKDLVSQVLTFDYLGALAASVAFPLLLVPKLGLVRTSLLFGLLNAGVGLWSTWLLAPVLANPMRLRIKAVALCAGLLVCFAMGDRLTTFYEDQLYADDVVHATSSPYQRIIVTRGKRGFSLFLNGNLQFASIDEYRYHESLVHPAMVRAQKVEHVLILGGGDGLAAREVLKYPDVKSVTLVDLDPAITGLATNYAELAALNHHSMTHPKMRVINTDAMQFLAEGANAWDVVIVDFPDPNNFALGKLYTTGFYKILKRHLSPGGVAVIQSTSPLFARRSFWCVETTLKAAGFWTQPYHALVPSFGEWGYVLVAQDRPGRYRPLPEGLAFLDEDTLEGLTRFSPDMSPLPAEVNRLNNQVLVHYYEEEWRRWN; this is encoded by the coding sequence TTGAACAAGACGCTGCTCTTCCTCACCGTCCTCGTCATCGCGACGTGCGGGCTCATCTACGAGCTCATCGTCGGGACGCTCGCCAGCTATCTGCTGGGGGACAGCATCACCCAGTTCTCCACCGTCATTGGCGGCTACCTCTTCGCCATGGGCATTGGCAGCTACCTGTCGCGCTTCGTGGAGCGCGGGGTGGCCCAGCGCTTCGTGGAGATAGAGCTGGCCGTGGCCCTGGTCGGCGGGCTGTGCGCGCCGATGCTGTTCCTCACCTTCACGCTCACCAGCGTGTTCCCCGTGGTGCTGTACGGCAGCGTGCTGCTCATCGGCACGCTGGTGGGGCTGGAGATTCCCCTCCTGCTGCGCATCCTGCAGGACCAGCTCAAGTTCAAGGACCTGGTCAGCCAGGTGCTGACGTTCGACTATCTGGGCGCGCTCGCGGCCAGCGTGGCCTTCCCGCTGCTGCTGGTGCCGAAGCTGGGACTGGTGCGCACGTCGCTGCTCTTCGGTTTGCTCAACGCGGGCGTGGGGCTGTGGAGCACGTGGCTGCTCGCGCCCGTGCTGGCCAACCCCATGCGCCTGCGCATCAAGGCGGTGGCGCTGTGCGCGGGGCTGCTGGTGTGCTTCGCGATGGGGGACCGGCTCACCACGTTCTACGAGGACCAGCTCTACGCGGATGACGTCGTCCACGCCACGAGCTCCCCCTACCAGCGCATCATCGTCACGCGCGGCAAGCGGGGCTTCTCGCTGTTCCTCAACGGCAACCTCCAGTTCGCCAGCATCGACGAGTACCGCTACCACGAGTCCCTGGTGCACCCGGCCATGGTGCGCGCGCAGAAGGTGGAGCACGTGCTCATCCTGGGCGGTGGGGACGGGCTCGCGGCGCGCGAGGTGCTGAAGTATCCGGACGTGAAGTCCGTCACGCTGGTGGACCTGGACCCCGCCATCACCGGGCTCGCCACGAACTACGCGGAGCTGGCGGCGCTCAACCACCACTCCATGACGCACCCGAAGATGCGCGTCATCAACACGGACGCCATGCAGTTCCTGGCGGAGGGCGCCAACGCCTGGGACGTCGTCATCGTGGACTTCCCGGACCCCAACAACTTCGCGCTGGGGAAGCTGTACACGACGGGCTTCTACAAGATTCTCAAGAGGCACCTGTCGCCGGGCGGCGTGGCGGTCATCCAGAGCACCAGCCCTCTGTTCGCGCGGCGCTCGTTCTGGTGCGTGGAGACCACGTTGAAGGCCGCGGGCTTCTGGACGCAGCCGTACCACGCGCTGGTGCCGTCCTTCGGTGAGTGGGGCTACGTGCTGGTGGCGCAGGACCGGCCCGGCCGCTACCGCCCGCTGCCGGAGGGGCTGGCGTTCCTGGACGAGGACACGCTGGAGGGGCTCACGCGCTTCTCCCCGGACATGTCCCCGCTGCCGGCGGAGGTGAACCGGCTGAACAACCAGGTGCTGGTGCACTACTACGAAGAGGAGTGGCGCCGGTGGAACTGA